The Chanodichthys erythropterus isolate Z2021 chromosome 12, ASM2448905v1, whole genome shotgun sequence genome contains a region encoding:
- the itga6b gene encoding integrin alpha-6b isoform X3, whose product MGSYRTLTLLLLSFLGWTLISAFNLDTENVIKKTGDANSLFGFSLAMHRQLRPSDKRMLLVGAPRAKALSKQKSQITGGMYSCDITSASQSCQRVMFDNEENLASENKQNQWMGVTVQSQGPGGKILVCAHRYQRRLFVNTSQELRDVTGRCYVLSQDLTINAASDEDGGDWMFCNGRNRGHERFGSCQQGLSAAFTKDYHYLVFGAPGAYNWKGVVRMEQKNSSLWDENIFDDGPYEVGDENRLDPDLVPVPANSYLGFSLDSGKMLTKRGQLTIVAGAPRANHSGAVVLLKKEEEKSSMLTAEYILQGTGLASSFGYDLAVLDINGDGWQDIVVGAPQYFIKEGNIGGAIYVYINEKGAWDKITPKRIDGAANSMFGLAVESMGDVNLDGYHDVAVGAPYDSNGAGKVFIFHGSTKGLKQTQVLGGKDHNVKLFGYSLAGNMDLDRNSYPDLAIGSLADSVFVYRARSVISIEKTVTTTPKELDLTKKNCGDNICLEVKACFKFSANPKTYNPTLKVAYTITVESLRRNLKLPSRVIFTESSTNEYESKGVVELRGQGAENCVTRSLKLQETLKDKLRAIPIEVSVEIQSQSSRRKRQTALPNLLPILDSNQGSNNVTNVQFVKEGCGSDNVCFSDLQLQYKFHNREPNRDTFNPLPEENGVPIFSLSDQKDIVLELNVVNRGDDAYEAQLIASFPKSLSYSAVRTKSSDNPINCLANTNGSQAECDLANPFKRDAEVNILNDYFDISIFSVDLTFMKKHFFQTTFYIILNTGGISLDTTEIEIDLKLKTTSAGNPLPAVKAKAIVKIQLLLSLTGVAKPSQVYFTGEVKGESAMKLATDIGSPIDYEFRVTNLGKPLKSFGTPSMIIQWPKHNSQGKWLLYLMKITSTGLDSFSCSNPEEVNKLSLKEPSASRTKREIGETPAKEGTFSQFTDKRKYKVLSCEDGAECITFRCPLIGMDSNAVISLRAYLWNATFLEEYAKLNYIDIIVKASLDFKTSASNIQLKNEPAQVRVTVFPERRVAQYGGMPWWVVLVAILLGLLLLGLLVFLLWKCGFFGKSGKDGNEPEKERLTSDA is encoded by the exons ATGGGATCTTACAGGACTTTAACATTACTGCTTCTCAGTTTTTTGGGATGGACGCTGATCTCTGCCTTCAACCTGGACACAGAGAATGTTATCAAGAAAACGGGAGATGCCAACAGCTTGTTCGGTTTCTCCCTGGCCATGCACCGACAACTCCGACCATCTGATAAAAGAAT GTTGCTGGTTGGTGCCCCAAGAGCTAAAGCATTGTCCAAGCAGAAGTCACAAATTACGGGAGGCATGTACAGCTGTGACATAACTTCTGCCAGTCAGTCATGCCAACGAGTAATGTTTGACAATGAAG AAAACCTGGCGAGCGAAAATAAGCAAAACCAGTGGATGGGAGTTACTGTACAAAGTCAGGGACCTGGAGGAAAGATATtg GTCTGTGCGCATCGCTACCAGCGGCGCTTATTTGTGAACACATCTCAGGAGCTGCGTGACGTGACAGGTCGTTGCTACGTACTAAGTCAGGATCTGACGATTAATGCAGCCTCAGATGAAGATGGAGGGGACTGGATGTTCTGTAATGGGAGAAACAGAGGACATGAGCGATTTGGTTCATGCCAGCAGGGTCTGTCTGCCGCATTCACAAAGGACTATCACTATCTGGTGTTTGGAGCACCGGGTGCTTACAATTGGAAAG GAGTGGTGCGGATGGAACAGAAGAACAGCTCTCTGTGGgacgaaaatatttttgatgacggCCCATATGAGGTTGGAGACGAAAACCGACTTGATCCAGACCTGGTGCCTGTCCCTGCTAACAGTTATTTAG GTTTCTCTCTGGACTCTGGAAAAATGCTGACTAAGAGAGGTCAGTTGACTATAGTTGCTGGGGCTCCAAGAGCCAATCACAGTGGGGCAGTTGTGCTTTTAAAGAAGGAAGAAGAGAAATCTTCCATGTTGACAGCTGAGTACATACTACAGGGTACCGGACTTGCCTCTTCCTTTGGTTATGACCTTGCAGTGCTTGACATCAATGGAGATGG GTGGCAGGACATTGTAGTTGGAGCACCTCAGTACTTTATTAAAGAAGGTAATATTGGTGGGGCCATCTATGTTTACATAAATGAGAAAGGGGCTTGGGACAAGATCACCCCCAAGAGAATTGATGGAGCCGCCAATTCTATGTTCGGTTTGGCTGTGGAAAGCATGGGAGATGTAAACCTGGATGGTTATCATG ATGTCGCTGTTGGTGCTCCATATGACAGCAATGGAGCTGGAAAAGTATTTATCTTCCACGGTTCTACTAAAGGCCTAAAACAAACCCAG GTTCTTGGAGGAAAAGATCACAACGTGAAACTCTTTGGATACTCTCTTGCTGGGAATATGGATTTGGACCGAAATTCTTACCCTGATCTGGCTATTGGATCTCTCGCTGATTCAGTGTTTGTGTACAG GGCACGGTCAGTTATCAGCATCGAAAAGACTGTCACCACCACACCAAAGGAGCTAGACCTCACTAAGAAAAACTGTGGAGACAATATATG CCTTGAGGTGAAAGCCTGTTTCAAATTTTCAGCCAACCCCAAAACCTACAATCCTACCTTGA AGGTAGCATACACTATCACGGTTGAATCTCTTAGGAGGAATCTTAAACTTCCTTCTAGAGTCATCTTCACTGAGAGCTCAACCAATGAGTATGAAAGCAAAGGGGTCGTAGAGCTCAGGGGTCAGGGCGCAGAAAACTGTGTTACGAGAAGCCTCAAACTGCAG GAAACTCTAAAAGACAAACTGAGAGCTATTCCCATTGAAGTCTCTGTGGAGATCCAGAGCCAATCCTCACGCAGGAAAAGACAGACTGCACTCCCTAACCTGCTTCCCATCCTCGACTCCAACCAAGGATCCAATAATGTCACCAAT GTTCAATTTGTCAAGGAAGGATGTGGTTCTGACAATGTATGTTTTAGTGACCTGCaactacagtataaattccacAACAGGGAACCAAACAGAGACACCTTTAATCCATTACCTGA AGAAAATGGAGTTCCGATTTTTTCTCTTAGCGATCAGAAGGACATTGTCCTGGAGCTCAATGTGGTCAACCGGGGTGATGATGCTTATGAAGCACAGCTGATCGCCTCGTTCCCCAAATCCCTCTCTTATTCTGCCGTTCGCACTAAATCTAGT GATAACCCGATCAACTGTTTAGCCAATACGAATGGGTCACAAGCTGAATGTGATCTTGCAAATCCATTCAAAAGAGATGCCGAggtgaatattttaaatgattattttgacATTAGTATTTTCAGTGTGGACTTAACATTCatgaaaaaacacttttttcagACAACTTTTTACATCATTCTAAATACGGGAGGAATTTCTTTGGATACCACTGAAATTGAAATCGACCTCAAACTCAAAAC GACAAGTGCGGGGAATCCGTTACCAGCAGTCAAAGCCAAAGCCATTGTTAAGATCCAACTGCTTTTGTCCCTCACAGG GGTAGCCAAGCCATCTCAGGTCTACTTTACTGGAGAAGTCAAAGGAGAGAGTGCCATGAAACTGGCAACTGATATTGGCAGTCCAATTGACTATGAATTCAGG GTTACAAACTTGGGCAAACCTCTTAAGTCGTTTGGCACACCATCTATGATTATCCAATGGCCTAAGCATAACTCCCAAGGCAAGTGGCTGCTGTACCTCATGAAGATTACCTCAACCGGTTTAGACAGCTTCAGCTGCTCCAATCCAGAAGAGGTCAACAAACTCAGTTTGAAG GAGCCTTCAGCGTCACGAACTAAACGTGAAATCGGGGAAACTCCGGCAAAGGAGGGAACATTCTCCCAATTTACTGACAAGAGGAAATACAAAGTTTTG tCCTGTGAGGATGGGGCGGAGTGTATAACATTCAGATGCCCTCTAATAGGAATGGACAGCAATGCGGTCATTAGCCTGAGAGCTTACCTTTGGAACGCTACCTTCCTGGAG GAATACGCAAAATTGAACTACATCGATATTATTGTCAAGGCATCACTCGATTTTAAGACCTCAGCTTCAAATATACAGCTGAAGAATGAGCCAGCACAG GTACGCGTTACTGTGTTTCCCGAACGCAGAGTAGCACAGTATGGTGGTATGCCCTGGTGGGTTGTTCTGGTGGCCATTTTACTAGGACTCCTCTTGTTGGGCCTACTGGTCTTCCTGCTTTGGAAG TGTGGTTTTTTCGGCAAAAGCGGCAAAGATGGTAACGAACCTGAAAAAGAGAGGCTGACTTCAGATGCTTAA
- the itga6b gene encoding integrin alpha-6b isoform X5: MGSYRTLTLLLLSFLGWTLISAFNLDTENVIKKTGDANSLFGFSLAMHRQLRPSDKRMLLVGAPRAKALSKQKSQITGGMYSCDITSASQSCQRVMFDNEENLASENKQNQWMGVTVQSQGPGGKILVCAHRYQRRLFVNTSQELRDVTGRCYVLSQDLTINAASDEDGGDWMFCNGRNRGHERFGSCQQGLSAAFTKDYHYLVFGAPGAYNWKGVVRMEQKNSSLWDENIFDDGPYEVGDENRLDPDLVPVPANSYLGFSLDSGKMLTKRGQLTIVAGAPRANHSGAVVLLKKEEEKSSMLTAEYILQGTGLASSFGYDLAVLDINGDGWQDIVVGAPQYFIKEGNIGGAIYVYINEKGAWDKITPKRIDGAANSMFGLAVESMGDVNLDGYHDVAVGAPYDSNGAGKVFIFHGSTKGLKQTQVLGGKDHNVKLFGYSLAGNMDLDRNSYPDLAIGSLADSVFVYRARSVISIEKTVTTTPKELDLTKKNCGDNICLEVKACFKFSANPKTYNPTLKVAYTITVESLRRNLKLPSRVIFTESSTNEYESKGVVELRGQGAENCVTRSLKLQETLKDKLRAIPIEVSVEIQSQSSRRKRQTALPNLLPILDSNQGSNNVTNVQFVKEGCGSDNVCFSDLQLQYKFHNREPNRDTFNPLPEENGVPIFSLSDQKDIVLELNVVNRGDDAYEAQLIASFPKSLSYSAVRTKSSDNPINCLANTNGSQAECDLANPFKRDAETTFYIILNTGGISLDTTEIEIDLKLKTTSAGNPLPAVKAKAIVKIQLLLSLTGVAKPSQVYFTGEVKGESAMKLATDIGSPIDYEFRVTNLGKPLKSFGTPSMIIQWPKHNSQGKWLLYLMKITSTGLDSFSCSNPEEVNKLSLKEPSASRTKREIGETPAKEGTFSQFTDKRKYKVLSCEDGAECITFRCPLIGMDSNAVISLRAYLWNATFLEEYAKLNYIDIIVKASLDFKTSASNIQLKNEPAQVRVTVFPERRVAQYGGMPWWVVLVAILLGLLLLGLLVFLLWKCGFFGKSGKDGNEPEKERLTSDA; the protein is encoded by the exons ATGGGATCTTACAGGACTTTAACATTACTGCTTCTCAGTTTTTTGGGATGGACGCTGATCTCTGCCTTCAACCTGGACACAGAGAATGTTATCAAGAAAACGGGAGATGCCAACAGCTTGTTCGGTTTCTCCCTGGCCATGCACCGACAACTCCGACCATCTGATAAAAGAAT GTTGCTGGTTGGTGCCCCAAGAGCTAAAGCATTGTCCAAGCAGAAGTCACAAATTACGGGAGGCATGTACAGCTGTGACATAACTTCTGCCAGTCAGTCATGCCAACGAGTAATGTTTGACAATGAAG AAAACCTGGCGAGCGAAAATAAGCAAAACCAGTGGATGGGAGTTACTGTACAAAGTCAGGGACCTGGAGGAAAGATATtg GTCTGTGCGCATCGCTACCAGCGGCGCTTATTTGTGAACACATCTCAGGAGCTGCGTGACGTGACAGGTCGTTGCTACGTACTAAGTCAGGATCTGACGATTAATGCAGCCTCAGATGAAGATGGAGGGGACTGGATGTTCTGTAATGGGAGAAACAGAGGACATGAGCGATTTGGTTCATGCCAGCAGGGTCTGTCTGCCGCATTCACAAAGGACTATCACTATCTGGTGTTTGGAGCACCGGGTGCTTACAATTGGAAAG GAGTGGTGCGGATGGAACAGAAGAACAGCTCTCTGTGGgacgaaaatatttttgatgacggCCCATATGAGGTTGGAGACGAAAACCGACTTGATCCAGACCTGGTGCCTGTCCCTGCTAACAGTTATTTAG GTTTCTCTCTGGACTCTGGAAAAATGCTGACTAAGAGAGGTCAGTTGACTATAGTTGCTGGGGCTCCAAGAGCCAATCACAGTGGGGCAGTTGTGCTTTTAAAGAAGGAAGAAGAGAAATCTTCCATGTTGACAGCTGAGTACATACTACAGGGTACCGGACTTGCCTCTTCCTTTGGTTATGACCTTGCAGTGCTTGACATCAATGGAGATGG GTGGCAGGACATTGTAGTTGGAGCACCTCAGTACTTTATTAAAGAAGGTAATATTGGTGGGGCCATCTATGTTTACATAAATGAGAAAGGGGCTTGGGACAAGATCACCCCCAAGAGAATTGATGGAGCCGCCAATTCTATGTTCGGTTTGGCTGTGGAAAGCATGGGAGATGTAAACCTGGATGGTTATCATG ATGTCGCTGTTGGTGCTCCATATGACAGCAATGGAGCTGGAAAAGTATTTATCTTCCACGGTTCTACTAAAGGCCTAAAACAAACCCAG GTTCTTGGAGGAAAAGATCACAACGTGAAACTCTTTGGATACTCTCTTGCTGGGAATATGGATTTGGACCGAAATTCTTACCCTGATCTGGCTATTGGATCTCTCGCTGATTCAGTGTTTGTGTACAG GGCACGGTCAGTTATCAGCATCGAAAAGACTGTCACCACCACACCAAAGGAGCTAGACCTCACTAAGAAAAACTGTGGAGACAATATATG CCTTGAGGTGAAAGCCTGTTTCAAATTTTCAGCCAACCCCAAAACCTACAATCCTACCTTGA AGGTAGCATACACTATCACGGTTGAATCTCTTAGGAGGAATCTTAAACTTCCTTCTAGAGTCATCTTCACTGAGAGCTCAACCAATGAGTATGAAAGCAAAGGGGTCGTAGAGCTCAGGGGTCAGGGCGCAGAAAACTGTGTTACGAGAAGCCTCAAACTGCAG GAAACTCTAAAAGACAAACTGAGAGCTATTCCCATTGAAGTCTCTGTGGAGATCCAGAGCCAATCCTCACGCAGGAAAAGACAGACTGCACTCCCTAACCTGCTTCCCATCCTCGACTCCAACCAAGGATCCAATAATGTCACCAAT GTTCAATTTGTCAAGGAAGGATGTGGTTCTGACAATGTATGTTTTAGTGACCTGCaactacagtataaattccacAACAGGGAACCAAACAGAGACACCTTTAATCCATTACCTGA AGAAAATGGAGTTCCGATTTTTTCTCTTAGCGATCAGAAGGACATTGTCCTGGAGCTCAATGTGGTCAACCGGGGTGATGATGCTTATGAAGCACAGCTGATCGCCTCGTTCCCCAAATCCCTCTCTTATTCTGCCGTTCGCACTAAATCTAGT GATAACCCGATCAACTGTTTAGCCAATACGAATGGGTCACAAGCTGAATGTGATCTTGCAAATCCATTCAAAAGAGATGCCGAg ACAACTTTTTACATCATTCTAAATACGGGAGGAATTTCTTTGGATACCACTGAAATTGAAATCGACCTCAAACTCAAAAC GACAAGTGCGGGGAATCCGTTACCAGCAGTCAAAGCCAAAGCCATTGTTAAGATCCAACTGCTTTTGTCCCTCACAGG GGTAGCCAAGCCATCTCAGGTCTACTTTACTGGAGAAGTCAAAGGAGAGAGTGCCATGAAACTGGCAACTGATATTGGCAGTCCAATTGACTATGAATTCAGG GTTACAAACTTGGGCAAACCTCTTAAGTCGTTTGGCACACCATCTATGATTATCCAATGGCCTAAGCATAACTCCCAAGGCAAGTGGCTGCTGTACCTCATGAAGATTACCTCAACCGGTTTAGACAGCTTCAGCTGCTCCAATCCAGAAGAGGTCAACAAACTCAGTTTGAAG GAGCCTTCAGCGTCACGAACTAAACGTGAAATCGGGGAAACTCCGGCAAAGGAGGGAACATTCTCCCAATTTACTGACAAGAGGAAATACAAAGTTTTG tCCTGTGAGGATGGGGCGGAGTGTATAACATTCAGATGCCCTCTAATAGGAATGGACAGCAATGCGGTCATTAGCCTGAGAGCTTACCTTTGGAACGCTACCTTCCTGGAG GAATACGCAAAATTGAACTACATCGATATTATTGTCAAGGCATCACTCGATTTTAAGACCTCAGCTTCAAATATACAGCTGAAGAATGAGCCAGCACAG GTACGCGTTACTGTGTTTCCCGAACGCAGAGTAGCACAGTATGGTGGTATGCCCTGGTGGGTTGTTCTGGTGGCCATTTTACTAGGACTCCTCTTGTTGGGCCTACTGGTCTTCCTGCTTTGGAAG TGTGGTTTTTTCGGCAAAAGCGGCAAAGATGGTAACGAACCTGAAAAAGAGAGGCTGACTTCAGATGCTTAA